The Halomonas sp. THAF5a genome segment ACCGCGCTGAGCCACCGGCTGTTCGATCAGCCCGACCACCTGGCCTGGGCCCAGGGCGCCGCCCTGGCACTCGGCTTCGTCATCCACCTGCTGCTCGATGAGCTCTACAGCGTCGATCTCACCGGCGCGCGCCTGAAGCGCTCCTTCGGCACGGCCCTGAAGCCCTTCGACTGGCGCGAGCCGGGCAACTCCCTGGCGATGCTGATGGCGGCGGTGAGCCTCGCCCCCTGGCTGCCGCCCTGGGGGCCGCTGCGCGAGCTGCTGGTTCAGGGCGCCTCGCTCTGGCGGTAGTCCTCGGCCTTGAGGTCGTGCTTTCTGAGCTTGTCATAGAGGGTCTTGCGCGGCAGGCCGAGCGCCTCGCAGGCCTCGGAGACCCGGCCGCGATGGCGCGCCAGCGCCTGGTTGAGGAGCTGCTTCTCGAACAGCTCCACCTGCTGGGGCAGCGGCAGCTCGGCGCCGTCGGTGCCCACGCCCTCCAGCAGGGCGTCCAGGCGGTAGTCGCAGGTCACGCCGAGCAGCACGTAGCGCTCGGCGAGGTTCCTGAGCTCACGGGCATTGCCCGGCCAGTCGTGGGCGAGCAGCGCCGAGACGCCGCCGGCGTCCAGCGGCGGGGCCTCCAGGCCGCTGCGGCTGGCGGCCACGGCGGCGAAGTGCTGGAACAGCAGCGGGATGTCCTCGCGACGCTCGCGCAGCGGCGGGATCGGCAGGGTCACCACCTCGAGGCGGTAGTAGAGGTCCTGGCGGAAGTGTCCCGCCTCGGCCGCGGCCTTGAGGTCGACCTTGGTGGCGGCGATCACCCGCAGGTCCAGTGGCACCGGCACGTTGGCGCCGAGGCGCTCGACGGCGCGCTCCTGGAGCACCCGCAGCAGCTTGACCTGCAGGGCCAGCGGCATCGACTCGATCTCGTCGAGGAACACCGTGCCGCCCTCGGCGTGCTCGAACTTGCCGATGCGCCGCTCCACGGCCCCGGTGAAGGCGCCCTTCTCGTGGCCGAAGAGCTCCGACTCGATGATGCTCTCGGGCACCGCGCCGCAGTTGATGGCCACGAAGGGGTGGCCGCTTCGCCGGCTGCGCTCGTGGATGGCCCGGGCCACCAGGTCCTTGCCGGCCCCGGTCTCGCCGAACAGCAGCACGTCGGTCTCGACCTGGCTGATGCGCTGGACCATCGAGGCGAGACGCTGGATGGCCGGGGTGCGCCCCACCAGGCGCGGTCCCGGCGCCGACTGCTGGGCCTCCAGCTCGGCCTTCAGCGCGCGGTTCTCGAGGCTCAGGCGGCGCTTGTCGACGCCGCGGCGCACCACCTCCACCAGCCGCTCCCCGGCGAAGGGCTTCTCGAGGAAGTCCCAGGCGCCCTCGCGCATCGCCTCCACGGCCGTGGAGATATCGCCGTGGCCGGTGATCAGGATCACCGGCAGGTCGGGGTCGCGGTGTCTCACCTCGCGCAGCAGCGCCATGCCGTCCATGCCGGGCATGCGGATGTCGCTGACCACGACGCCGGGGAAATCCGCGGGCAGGGCCGCCAGGGCGGCCTCGGCGCTCTCGTAGGCCTGGGGAGCGTAGCCGGCCAGCTCCAGGGTCTGGCCGGCGGTGATGCGCAGGTGGGCCTCGTCGTCGATGATCATCACCGGGAGGGTCGCCGGGTCATGCATGGGTGTCGTGCTCCGTGGTCCGCGGCTCGCCGGCGCCGTCGGGGCCGGCGGCGCGGGGCAGGGTGATGGTGAAGCGGGCGCCGCCGCCGGGGGCCCGGTCCG includes the following:
- a CDS encoding sigma-54 dependent transcriptional regulator, with product MHDPATLPVMIIDDEAHLRITAGQTLELAGYAPQAYESAEAALAALPADFPGVVVSDIRMPGMDGMALLREVRHRDPDLPVILITGHGDISTAVEAMREGAWDFLEKPFAGERLVEVVRRGVDKRRLSLENRALKAELEAQQSAPGPRLVGRTPAIQRLASMVQRISQVETDVLLFGETGAGKDLVARAIHERSRRSGHPFVAINCGAVPESIIESELFGHEKGAFTGAVERRIGKFEHAEGGTVFLDEIESMPLALQVKLLRVLQERAVERLGANVPVPLDLRVIAATKVDLKAAAEAGHFRQDLYYRLEVVTLPIPPLRERREDIPLLFQHFAAVAASRSGLEAPPLDAGGVSALLAHDWPGNARELRNLAERYVLLGVTCDYRLDALLEGVGTDGAELPLPQQVELFEKQLLNQALARHRGRVSEACEALGLPRKTLYDKLRKHDLKAEDYRQSEAP